The proteins below come from a single Agromyces flavus genomic window:
- a CDS encoding DNA/RNA non-specific endonuclease: MTDSRPDQEQRLEGVRRRLADSPALRELIDRKAKAGELPADLVPPRSVDALDRGSELESVLGVDSLEAIVRRVGRPPLVVRNDAVELEELPDFPAGTDALIKGAERTVRSVGRVEFVNHAMAWGGTGWVIHEEGDSARIVATNRHVAKVVAQRGLDGSGVFLRAPFTGLPYGAELDFKEEVDSNPGDAAPVRVTAITYLADDAAPDVALLRIEGDDLPSALPLADAGAESEQLVAIIGYPAYDSRNDASDQARYFRDLYEVKRFAPGRVMQALGDGRALTHDCTSLGGNSGSPLIGLDDGRVVGLHYAGQYGIANSAVGVDTLRRLIDGERPALSAGFEASRERRATAGTESASDGVHRPDFFDGRAGYDVDFLGAGLVAPWPGVPAALEPGLAHPSDEDAARPFELRYTHFGVKYHLARRQPLITAVNIDGEHPVRIKREGDKWFRDERIPLDAQLGRDDYGDPEIDRGHMVRREDPNWDPDASGPSDVTQRARLANDDTFHYTNSALQHSRMNQGKQLWQGLENYILDSARTEGFKACVFTGPILRNDDPMLAAGLPVPQEFWKLVVMPATTDGAGPRLHATAYLLSQGELIRDLLQKRSRVEGLEGFVLGAYRTFQIAIADLAEATGMDLAAYVPFDPLGATRIGTEAIESGEPLFVPLGTLDQIVT; encoded by the coding sequence ATGACCGACTCACGACCCGATCAGGAACAGCGGCTCGAGGGAGTCCGCCGCCGTCTCGCCGATTCGCCCGCGCTGCGGGAACTCATCGACCGCAAGGCGAAGGCCGGCGAACTGCCCGCCGACCTCGTCCCGCCGAGGTCGGTGGATGCGCTCGACCGGGGCAGCGAGCTCGAGAGCGTGCTCGGCGTCGACTCGCTCGAGGCCATCGTCCGCCGGGTGGGTCGCCCGCCGCTCGTCGTGCGCAACGACGCCGTCGAGCTCGAGGAACTGCCGGACTTCCCGGCGGGCACCGACGCGCTCATCAAGGGCGCCGAGCGCACCGTGCGGTCGGTCGGCCGCGTCGAGTTCGTCAACCACGCGATGGCGTGGGGCGGCACGGGGTGGGTGATCCACGAAGAGGGCGACTCGGCCCGCATCGTCGCCACGAACCGGCACGTCGCGAAGGTCGTCGCCCAGCGCGGGCTCGACGGCAGCGGCGTCTTCCTCCGCGCACCGTTCACCGGGCTGCCGTACGGTGCCGAGCTCGACTTCAAGGAGGAGGTCGACTCCAATCCCGGCGACGCGGCGCCCGTGCGCGTGACGGCGATCACCTACCTGGCCGACGACGCGGCACCGGATGTCGCGCTCCTGCGCATCGAGGGCGACGACCTGCCCTCGGCCCTGCCGCTCGCCGACGCGGGGGCCGAGTCGGAGCAGCTCGTCGCGATCATCGGCTACCCGGCCTACGACTCGCGGAACGACGCATCCGACCAGGCGCGGTACTTCCGCGACCTCTACGAGGTCAAGCGGTTCGCACCCGGCCGGGTCATGCAGGCGCTCGGCGACGGCAGGGCGCTGACCCACGACTGCACGAGCCTCGGCGGCAACTCCGGCTCGCCGCTGATCGGCCTGGACGACGGGCGCGTGGTCGGGCTGCATTACGCGGGCCAGTACGGCATCGCCAACAGCGCGGTCGGCGTCGACACGCTGCGCCGCCTCATCGACGGCGAGCGCCCGGCCCTGTCGGCCGGCTTCGAGGCGTCGCGCGAGCGCCGGGCGACGGCCGGGACCGAGTCGGCGTCCGACGGCGTGCACCGCCCCGACTTCTTCGACGGACGCGCCGGGTACGACGTCGACTTCCTCGGCGCGGGGCTCGTCGCACCGTGGCCCGGCGTGCCGGCCGCGCTCGAGCCCGGCCTCGCCCACCCGAGCGACGAGGACGCGGCGCGACCGTTCGAGCTGCGGTACACGCACTTCGGCGTGAAGTACCACCTGGCCCGCCGACAGCCGCTCATCACCGCGGTCAACATCGACGGCGAGCACCCCGTGCGCATCAAGCGCGAGGGCGACAAGTGGTTCCGCGACGAGCGGATCCCGCTCGACGCGCAGCTCGGTCGCGACGACTACGGCGATCCCGAGATCGACCGCGGTCACATGGTCCGGCGCGAGGATCCGAACTGGGATCCGGACGCGAGCGGTCCGTCCGATGTCACGCAGCGGGCCCGGCTGGCCAACGACGACACGTTCCACTACACGAACTCGGCGCTCCAGCACTCGCGCATGAACCAGGGCAAGCAGCTCTGGCAGGGCCTCGAAAACTACATCCTCGACAGCGCGCGGACCGAGGGGTTCAAGGCGTGCGTCTTCACCGGGCCGATCCTCCGGAACGACGATCCGATGCTCGCCGCAGGCCTGCCGGTGCCGCAGGAGTTCTGGAAGCTCGTGGTGATGCCGGCGACGACGGATGGCGCGGGGCCGCGCCTGCACGCCACCGCCTATCTGCTCAGCCAGGGCGAGCTGATCCGCGACCTGCTGCAGAAGCGCTCGCGCGTCGAGGGCCTGGAGGGCTTCGTGCTCGGGGCGTACCGCACGTTCCAGATCGCGATCGCCGACCTCGCGGAGGCCACGGGGATGGACCTCGCGGCGTACGTGCCGTTCGATCCGCTCGGCGCGACGCGCATCGGCACCGAGGCGATCGAGTCGGGCGAGCCGCTCTTCGTGCCGCTGGGCACGCTCGACCAGATCGTGACCTGA
- a CDS encoding carbohydrate kinase family protein: MVGKVVISGPASWNRIVLLEHLPEPVPHMQFALGDHETVGGTSAGKALGLAALGREVELFTLIGPDGDGDRLREVLVRVPGLELHAIDGGRTERHLNLMTPIGERVSLYLSTPDDRPTRDDARLEAEMETAAAIVLDLSERSRRMIPDARASGRPIWTDVHDYDGTAEFHRPFLDAAEAIFMNADRVGGDPLPFMRHRIDEGARLVVCTLGAEGAVAVVALEGGGMSEHRVDAVPVEVLDTNGAGDAFMAGVLHATLEGAGIDAALRLGAEQAAAVLGTPHLHPSLDALLAHAASPAE; the protein is encoded by the coding sequence GTGGTCGGCAAGGTGGTCATCTCGGGTCCCGCGTCGTGGAATCGGATCGTGCTGCTCGAGCACCTGCCCGAGCCCGTGCCGCACATGCAGTTCGCGCTCGGCGACCACGAGACCGTGGGCGGCACGTCGGCGGGCAAGGCCCTCGGGCTCGCCGCGCTCGGCCGCGAGGTCGAGCTGTTCACGCTCATCGGGCCCGACGGCGACGGCGATCGGCTTCGCGAGGTGCTCGTGCGCGTGCCCGGCCTCGAACTGCACGCGATCGACGGCGGCCGCACCGAGCGTCACCTCAACCTCATGACGCCCATCGGCGAGCGCGTGTCGCTCTACCTGTCGACGCCCGACGACCGCCCGACGCGGGATGACGCGCGCCTCGAGGCCGAGATGGAGACGGCCGCGGCGATCGTGCTCGACCTCTCGGAGCGGTCCCGGCGGATGATCCCCGACGCGCGCGCGAGCGGGCGGCCGATCTGGACCGACGTGCACGACTACGACGGCACCGCCGAGTTCCACCGGCCGTTCCTCGACGCGGCCGAGGCGATCTTCATGAACGCCGACCGCGTCGGCGGCGACCCACTGCCGTTCATGCGCCACCGGATCGACGAGGGCGCGAGGCTCGTGGTCTGCACCCTCGGCGCCGAAGGGGCTGTCGCGGTTGTGGCGCTCGAGGGCGGCGGGATGTCGGAGCACCGCGTGGACGCGGTGCCGGTCGAGGTGCTCGACACCAACGGCGCGGGCGACGCGTTCATGGCCGGGGTGCTGCATGCGACGCTCGAGGGAGCCGGCATCGACGCCGCCCTCCGGCTCGGCGCCGAGCAGGCCGCGGCGGTGCTCGGCACGCCGCACCTGCACCCGTCGCTCGACGCGCTGCTCGCGCACGCGGCCTCGCCGGCCGAGTAG
- a CDS encoding pyridoxamine 5'-phosphate oxidase family protein translates to MNGDDERPPTRALSEDECWRLIADAPFGRIAVAAAGEVDIFPVNHRVDDGPDGKAIVFRTAPGTKLLELTIHANVAFEVDGYSDEEAYSVVLKGRARQLERESEIQRVEGLGVTPWAPEAKDRWVRVETTEVGGRTFMRARNPQ, encoded by the coding sequence ATGAACGGAGACGACGAGCGCCCGCCCACGCGCGCGCTCAGCGAGGACGAGTGCTGGCGCCTCATCGCGGACGCGCCCTTCGGCCGCATCGCGGTGGCGGCGGCCGGCGAGGTCGACATCTTCCCCGTGAACCACCGCGTCGACGACGGCCCCGACGGCAAGGCCATCGTGTTCCGCACGGCGCCCGGCACGAAGCTGCTCGAGCTCACCATCCACGCCAACGTGGCGTTCGAGGTCGACGGGTACTCCGACGAGGAGGCGTACAGCGTGGTACTGAAGGGCCGCGCCCGCCAGCTGGAGCGCGAGAGCGAGATCCAGCGCGTCGAGGGCCTCGGCGTCACGCCGTGGGCGCCCGAGGCCAAGGACCGCTGGGTTCGCGTCGAGACGACCGAGGTCGGCGGCCGCACCTTCATGCGCGCGCGCAATCCGCAGTAG
- a CDS encoding MBL fold metallo-hydrolase RNA specificity domain-containing protein, with amino-acid sequence MSQESLRFLGAADTVTGSRHLLEANGTRVLVDCGLFQGYKVLRERNRRPFPVAPESIDAVVLSHAHLDHSGYLPALVRDGFRGRIFASPGTVELCRIMLTDSAYLMEEEARHAASRHWSKHADPQPLYTSDDVRATLPQFSELAFDEHREVAPGVDARLVRAGHILGAAQVRLRTDDAQLHFTGDLGRASDPLMHAPAPLEPCDVLVTESTYGDRTHSAEDPADRLGDVIRRVTHKGGVVLIPAFAVGRTETVLLHLSRLRDRGLLPAVPVYLNSPMAVDVAAIYQRYPEEHRLERDELTRMYRLATRVTTADDSKLLNLRGGPMVIISASGMLTGGRILHHLREYGPDPRNAIVLTGFQAGGTRGARLIAGERVLRIFGEDVPIRAEVVSVDSMSAHPDADEMMDWLRAAPSAPSATYVTHGEPNAADALRVRITRELGWDVRVPDHSERVRLGGHEDPVLAVPTTARTGTRRSP; translated from the coding sequence ATGAGCCAGGAGAGCCTCCGGTTCCTGGGCGCGGCCGACACCGTCACCGGCTCGCGTCACCTGCTCGAGGCGAACGGCACGCGGGTCCTCGTGGACTGCGGGCTCTTCCAGGGCTACAAGGTCCTCCGTGAGCGGAACCGCCGGCCGTTCCCGGTCGCTCCCGAGTCGATCGACGCCGTCGTGCTCTCGCACGCGCACCTCGATCATTCCGGCTACCTGCCGGCGCTCGTCCGGGACGGCTTCCGCGGGCGCATCTTCGCCTCGCCGGGCACCGTCGAGCTGTGCCGGATCATGCTCACCGACAGCGCCTACCTCATGGAGGAGGAGGCCCGGCACGCCGCATCCCGCCACTGGTCGAAGCATGCCGACCCGCAGCCGCTCTACACGTCCGACGACGTGCGCGCGACGCTGCCGCAGTTCAGCGAACTCGCGTTCGACGAGCATCGGGAGGTCGCACCGGGCGTCGACGCGCGGCTCGTGCGCGCCGGGCACATCCTCGGCGCCGCCCAAGTGCGGTTGCGAACGGATGACGCGCAGCTGCACTTCACGGGCGACCTCGGTCGCGCGTCCGACCCGCTCATGCACGCGCCCGCCCCGCTCGAGCCGTGCGACGTCCTCGTGACCGAGTCGACGTACGGCGACCGCACGCACTCCGCCGAGGACCCGGCGGACCGTCTCGGCGACGTCATCCGGCGCGTCACGCACAAGGGCGGCGTCGTCCTCATCCCCGCCTTCGCGGTCGGTCGGACCGAGACGGTGCTGCTGCACCTCTCGCGCCTTCGCGACCGCGGCCTCCTGCCCGCGGTGCCCGTCTACCTCAACAGCCCGATGGCCGTCGACGTCGCGGCGATCTACCAGCGGTACCCCGAGGAGCACCGGCTCGAGCGCGACGAACTGACGCGGATGTACCGACTCGCCACGCGCGTGACCACCGCCGACGACTCGAAGCTGCTCAACCTGCGCGGCGGCCCGATGGTGATCATCTCGGCCAGCGGCATGCTGACGGGCGGGCGGATCCTGCACCACCTCAGGGAGTACGGCCCCGATCCGCGCAACGCGATCGTGCTCACCGGCTTCCAGGCGGGCGGCACGCGCGGTGCCCGCCTCATCGCGGGCGAGCGCGTGCTCCGGATCTTCGGTGAGGACGTTCCCATCCGCGCCGAGGTCGTGTCGGTCGACAGCATGTCGGCGCACCCCGACGCCGACGAGATGATGGACTGGTTGCGTGCCGCGCCGTCGGCACCGTCGGCGACGTATGTCACGCATGGCGAGCCGAACGCCGCCGACGCGCTGCGCGTGCGGATCACGCGCGAGCTCGGCTGGGACGTGCGCGTGCCCGACCACTCCGAGCGCGTGCGGCTCGGCGGCCACGAGGACCCGGTGCTCGCCGTCCCGACCACCGCCCGAACCGGAACGAGGAGGAGCCCATGA